Proteins encoded by one window of Novipirellula artificiosorum:
- a CDS encoding calcium-binding protein yields the protein MLPTIQSRLTIAVLFLSGFVIQSAAQAFDLDVTEFENELGPIAMVTLDESHDLVRINEDANGDIDIEIFMFNPSIFDEVPNTLDWNLLEMLASTHETFEIDGEDVNAIGIACLGGDDIVLTDPSLPMTLMLSGGGGDDTLNGGSQNDILQGNAGLDVLRGRGGNDRLNGGYDGERDVLYGDSGNDDFIQYHRIIRQLTRFSRFGGSPISTTSSEDMIADYQSWNDEIINLNRK from the coding sequence ATGTTACCCACAATTCAATCCCGTCTGACCATCGCCGTCCTTTTCCTTTCCGGATTCGTAATTCAAAGTGCTGCCCAGGCGTTTGATCTTGACGTTACCGAGTTTGAGAACGAACTTGGCCCCATCGCGATGGTGACTTTGGATGAGTCACACGACCTGGTTCGGATCAACGAAGATGCCAACGGTGACATCGACATCGAAATCTTCATGTTCAATCCGAGCATTTTTGACGAAGTCCCCAACACGCTTGATTGGAATCTGCTCGAGATGTTGGCGAGCACGCATGAGACGTTTGAAATTGACGGAGAGGACGTGAATGCGATCGGCATCGCCTGTCTTGGCGGTGACGACATTGTGCTGACGGATCCAAGCCTGCCAATGACACTCATGTTAAGTGGCGGAGGCGGAGACGATACTCTCAACGGCGGAAGTCAAAATGACATTCTTCAAGGAAACGCTGGACTCGATGTCCTCCGCGGTCGCGGCGGAAACGATCGTCTAAACGGAGGATATGATGGCGAGCGGGACGTCTTATACGGCGACAGCGGCAACGATGACTTCATCCAATATCACAGGATCATTCGACAGCTAACCCGGTTTTCCCGCTTCGGAGGTTCACCGATCTCTACCACGTCTTCGGAAGACATGATTGCCGACTATCAAAGCTGGAACGATGAAATCATCAACCTGAACCGCAAGTGA
- a CDS encoding S46 family peptidase — translation MSRTLKSFAKHDQSTAPNGQRQVQRTHSESALKFVHKRCRRNGVLTLLAVCLLCNITLGEEGMYPMSELQRLDLKGRGIELTAAELFNPNSISLVDGVCRVNGCTGSFVSPEGLIITNHHCAYGAIQKASTAEHDYLEDGFRADSRDEEIPAPDYTVRVTEDYRDVSGEVLRVVTANMDFLQRTQAIEKRCKELEAAAEAEEPKLRAEVAEMFVGKTYVLFLYTYLKDIRLVFAPPQSIGNFGGEDDNWMWPRHTGDFSFMRAYTAPDGSSATYSLENVPYRPKRSIQVSAEGVEENDAVFLLGYPGRTARHKTAAFLNYEQNTRLPTIVELYNWQIDVMTEAGRQDRGVEIQHASRIRSLANTEKRSRGQLQGLLRADIAATRAAEETKLQTYIEQDAQRKQTYGHLLSEIASVYDEIEQAATREILLSQLRSGSRMGAVAYFLFDAAVERTKPDLERESEYMDRNWQQSTQTLLTSLQDIHQPTEAIILAGLLERLKAINANQQIPALAESLADQTDLLALATRLTQQSRLNDRQFVQSLLDSTPEQLQQTDDPMLSFIVKLHPLFDEIRRQDKVREGKLSELYGSLVDVKQQYLSADFVPDANATLRFTCGYVRRYSPEDAVVKLPITTLSGVIHKTTGVSPFITPEAVLTKYAQQDFGPFKNEQLGDVPVAILYNTDTTGGNSGSPIFNARGELVGVNFDRCFEATINDFAWDESYSRSIGVDIRYVLWITGIAYGANHLLEEMNVPVAVAN, via the coding sequence ATGTCTCGCACATTAAAAAGCTTCGCCAAACACGACCAATCGACCGCCCCGAACGGACAACGGCAAGTGCAGCGAACGCACAGCGAATCCGCTCTCAAATTCGTCCACAAACGTTGTCGCCGCAATGGGGTTCTGACGCTCTTGGCGGTGTGCCTGCTGTGCAACATCACTCTCGGCGAAGAAGGCATGTATCCGATGAGCGAGCTGCAGCGACTCGACTTGAAAGGGCGCGGTATCGAATTAACGGCCGCGGAACTGTTCAATCCAAATTCGATTAGCTTGGTGGACGGCGTTTGCCGCGTGAACGGCTGCACCGGCTCGTTTGTATCGCCTGAGGGCTTGATTATCACCAATCATCATTGCGCCTACGGTGCGATCCAGAAGGCGAGCACCGCCGAACATGACTACTTAGAAGACGGTTTTCGAGCGGACTCGCGAGACGAAGAAATCCCGGCACCCGACTACACGGTCCGCGTAACCGAAGACTACCGCGATGTGTCCGGCGAGGTGTTGCGCGTGGTGACGGCCAACATGGACTTCTTGCAGCGCACGCAGGCCATCGAAAAACGCTGCAAGGAATTGGAAGCGGCAGCCGAGGCCGAAGAGCCGAAGCTACGAGCCGAGGTGGCGGAGATGTTCGTCGGCAAGACGTACGTGCTCTTTCTATACACGTATCTGAAGGACATTCGACTTGTCTTCGCGCCGCCACAATCGATTGGCAACTTCGGCGGCGAAGACGACAACTGGATGTGGCCCCGACACACGGGCGACTTTTCGTTTATGCGAGCTTATACGGCGCCCGACGGCAGCAGTGCGACGTACTCGCTGGAAAATGTACCTTATCGCCCCAAGCGATCGATTCAAGTCTCGGCCGAAGGCGTGGAGGAAAACGACGCCGTGTTCCTGCTCGGCTACCCGGGTCGTACCGCGCGGCACAAGACGGCTGCGTTTCTGAACTACGAACAGAATACGCGACTGCCGACCATCGTTGAACTTTACAACTGGCAGATTGATGTGATGACCGAAGCCGGCAGACAGGACCGTGGTGTCGAAATTCAACACGCATCGCGTATTCGCTCCCTAGCCAACACGGAAAAACGTTCTCGCGGGCAGCTGCAAGGCCTTTTGCGGGCCGACATCGCGGCCACACGGGCAGCCGAGGAAACGAAGCTGCAAACGTACATCGAGCAGGACGCTCAGCGAAAACAGACGTATGGACATCTACTGAGCGAGATCGCGTCGGTTTACGATGAAATCGAACAAGCAGCGACACGAGAGATTCTGCTCAGCCAACTCCGCTCGGGCAGCCGGATGGGTGCGGTCGCTTACTTTCTTTTCGACGCAGCAGTCGAGCGAACCAAGCCGGACCTGGAACGCGAAAGCGAGTACATGGATCGCAATTGGCAGCAATCGACGCAGACCTTGCTGACTTCGCTGCAAGATATCCATCAACCGACCGAAGCAATCATCTTGGCTGGCCTGCTCGAACGACTGAAGGCCATCAACGCGAATCAACAAATCCCGGCGTTAGCGGAATCGTTGGCCGACCAAACGGACCTGTTGGCGCTGGCCACTCGCCTGACCCAGCAGAGTCGTTTGAATGATCGCCAGTTCGTGCAATCGTTGCTCGATTCGACGCCAGAACAGCTGCAGCAAACCGACGATCCCATGTTAAGCTTTATCGTCAAACTCCATCCGCTGTTCGACGAGATTCGACGCCAGGATAAAGTTCGAGAGGGCAAGCTAAGCGAACTCTACGGTTCGCTCGTCGATGTCAAACAACAGTACTTGTCGGCCGATTTTGTGCCCGATGCCAACGCGACGCTCCGCTTTACCTGCGGCTACGTCCGTCGCTACTCGCCCGAAGACGCGGTCGTCAAATTGCCAATCACGACGCTGAGCGGCGTGATCCACAAGACAACTGGTGTTTCGCCATTCATCACACCCGAAGCCGTGTTGACCAAATACGCCCAACAGGACTTTGGGCCGTTCAAGAACGAACAGCTCGGCGATGTACCCGTCGCAATCCTGTACAACACCGACACCACCGGCGGCAATTCGGGCAGCCCGATTTTTAACGCTAGAGGAGAATTGGTGGGGGTCAATTTCGATCGCTGCTTTGAGGCGACCATTAATGATTTTGCTTGGGACGAAAGCTATAGTCGTTCGATCGGCGTCGACATCCGTTATGTGCTGTGGATTACCGGCATCGCTTACGGAGCCAACCACTTGCTGGAAGAAATGAATGTCCCCGTAGCGGTAGCCAACTAG
- a CDS encoding tetratricopeptide repeat protein, protein MSRKKLPKRRLKRRERPPDPQTELERAFGLHCRGKIAEAELIYSRLFELGRPSAILAHLRGRTAVELGNLDFALELLTLATRLDSASDEAFNDLGNVLQELGRPDEACAAYRRAVEINPHSDMACKNLGLVLKELGRSEEAREVFQQAIRSQPNDAKTYFHLGLLFRDQGDLKQAAAMFEDAIRLRPEMPDAHQALCAVLRQDGRDMDLEQAFQHWIQCDPDNPVAAHMAAAMKGMQVPSRASDGYVQSVFDEFAATFDQHLAELEYHLPERIGELLSRVYQDRSQNLTVLDAGCGTGLCGVILRPWARCLDGVDLSSRMIEQAKEKLIYDHLVKAELGEFLAERLSQYDLIIAADTLNYFGDLLPVLLAAHAALKTDGRLLFSLESHPAAGEPFRLNPNGRYSHSPGHVLKLLQASGYELEASNEVILRQEAHAPVLGLLILVRRSSNSALTVEMR, encoded by the coding sequence ATGTCCCGAAAGAAGCTACCTAAGCGACGTCTTAAACGGAGGGAACGTCCACCGGATCCGCAGACTGAGTTGGAGCGTGCGTTTGGCTTGCATTGCCGAGGTAAGATCGCGGAGGCCGAACTGATTTACTCGCGTCTGTTCGAGTTGGGACGGCCGAGTGCGATCCTCGCTCACCTGCGTGGTCGAACCGCTGTGGAATTGGGAAATCTGGACTTCGCCCTTGAACTGCTCACTCTGGCGACGCGATTGGATTCAGCTTCCGACGAGGCATTCAACGACCTGGGAAATGTCTTGCAGGAACTCGGTCGTCCGGACGAGGCGTGCGCGGCGTACCGCAGAGCGGTTGAGATCAATCCCCATAGCGACATGGCCTGCAAAAACCTGGGCCTTGTCTTGAAGGAATTGGGACGCAGCGAGGAAGCTCGAGAGGTTTTTCAGCAAGCGATTCGGTCGCAACCGAACGACGCAAAGACTTACTTCCATTTGGGCCTGTTGTTCAGAGACCAAGGTGACTTGAAGCAGGCGGCGGCGATGTTCGAAGATGCGATCCGCTTGCGCCCGGAAATGCCAGATGCTCACCAAGCCCTGTGCGCGGTACTGCGACAGGATGGGCGGGACATGGACCTCGAACAAGCTTTCCAACATTGGATTCAATGCGACCCGGACAACCCGGTTGCAGCTCACATGGCTGCTGCGATGAAAGGTATGCAGGTTCCATCGCGAGCCTCCGACGGTTACGTCCAATCCGTGTTTGACGAGTTCGCCGCGACGTTTGACCAACATCTTGCCGAGTTAGAGTACCATTTGCCGGAAAGGATCGGTGAACTTCTATCGAGGGTCTATCAAGACCGGTCACAAAACTTGACAGTCCTGGACGCTGGCTGCGGCACTGGATTGTGCGGTGTCATCCTACGTCCTTGGGCTCGGTGTTTGGATGGTGTGGATCTTTCTTCCCGGATGATCGAACAGGCCAAGGAGAAGCTGATTTATGACCATTTGGTCAAAGCTGAATTGGGCGAGTTCTTGGCCGAACGGTTGTCCCAGTACGACCTGATCATCGCGGCGGATACACTCAACTATTTCGGTGACTTATTGCCCGTGTTGCTGGCAGCTCATGCAGCTCTTAAGACGGACGGACGCTTGCTGTTCTCGCTGGAATCGCATCCCGCGGCCGGAGAACCGTTCCGGCTGAACCCGAATGGAAGGTACTCGCACAGCCCCGGCCATGTGCTCAAGTTGCTGCAGGCCAGCGGTTACGAACTAGAAGCCAGCAATGAAGTTATCCTGCGACAAGAAGCTCATGCACCCGTACTCGGTCTGTTGATTCTGGTGCGTCGTTCGAGCAATTCGGCATTGACTGTTGAAATGCGATGA
- a CDS encoding outer membrane protein assembly factor BamB family protein, giving the protein MLRTLLAMLLTVTISSVLVAEDWRGWRGPTMDNHTPESANKAIPLTWSESSNVLWRSPVPGRCHASPIVVHKSIFVLTHEPATKTISLLRYNLDDGKQLGRVILHEGVETPEYMHKKNTSAPGTPSSDGNAVFVAVQVNDSVQASAVSLDGKILWQETVAPYRKSSNFWFGYGASPLLLKDSLVVAVDMDNDQSGLYALAKDSGKQAWKTPRPKAASYSSPILATVDGRPQILISGGSEVSAYDPTNGKPLWTVPATSDVTCGTIVWKDSMVFASGGFPDAGTFGIKVSHNSAEVVWQNMVKCYEQSMLVVGDYVYGIANNGIGYCWRASDGEQMWRKRINGPHSASPLLVGDRIYASNERGETLVFRATPDGFKELANNRLGDNSFASPIYADGKLLLRHASTDSGERKEFLYAVSKTADKTPK; this is encoded by the coding sequence ATGCTCCGCACTCTCCTCGCGATGTTGCTGACCGTCACGATTTCTTCCGTACTGGTCGCCGAAGACTGGCGAGGTTGGCGTGGTCCAACCATGGACAATCACACGCCGGAATCAGCCAATAAGGCGATTCCACTCACTTGGTCCGAGTCCAGCAACGTCCTGTGGCGCAGTCCGGTGCCTGGGAGGTGCCATGCGAGCCCCATCGTTGTTCACAAGAGTATCTTCGTGCTCACACATGAACCCGCCACAAAGACAATCTCGTTGTTGCGATACAACCTTGACGATGGCAAGCAGCTCGGTCGTGTGATTCTTCACGAGGGTGTCGAAACACCCGAGTATATGCATAAGAAGAATACGTCTGCTCCGGGAACACCCTCGAGTGACGGCAATGCGGTCTTCGTTGCTGTTCAGGTTAATGACTCGGTACAGGCCAGCGCGGTTTCACTCGACGGAAAAATCCTGTGGCAGGAAACCGTTGCTCCGTATCGCAAGAGCAGCAATTTTTGGTTTGGCTACGGTGCGTCGCCTCTGTTACTTAAAGACTCCCTGGTGGTCGCTGTCGATATGGACAATGACCAGAGTGGGCTGTACGCGTTGGCAAAAGATAGCGGTAAACAAGCTTGGAAGACCCCGCGTCCAAAGGCCGCCAGTTACTCGTCACCGATTCTGGCAACGGTTGACGGTCGACCCCAGATTCTGATCAGTGGCGGTTCCGAAGTTTCGGCCTACGACCCGACCAATGGGAAACCACTTTGGACGGTTCCGGCCACCAGCGATGTCACTTGTGGGACGATCGTCTGGAAGGACTCCATGGTGTTTGCCAGTGGTGGCTTTCCCGACGCAGGCACCTTTGGAATCAAGGTGTCTCACAACAGCGCAGAGGTCGTTTGGCAGAACATGGTCAAGTGCTACGAACAGTCGATGCTTGTCGTCGGTGACTACGTGTATGGAATTGCGAACAACGGTATCGGCTATTGCTGGCGAGCATCGGATGGAGAGCAAATGTGGCGAAAGCGTATCAACGGGCCCCACAGTGCTTCGCCATTGCTGGTTGGTGACCGCATCTACGCGTCTAACGAACGCGGCGAGACATTGGTCTTTCGAGCGACACCCGATGGCTTCAAGGAACTGGCGAACAATCGTCTGGGCGACAATTCGTTCGCGTCACCCATCTACGCCGATGGCAAATTGCTCCTCCGGCACGCGTCCACGGACTCGGGAGAACGAAAAGAGTTCCTTTATGCAGTCAGTAAGACCGCAGACAAAACTCCAAAATGA
- a CDS encoding sigma-70 family RNA polymerase sigma factor, translating into MSGKPSNYETFVRLLIEEESAVKAYVRRLVPTWHDVEEVVQQTSLIAWKKFDELDDINRFGGWLMTIARFESLKYRRSLARSPLVFSDKLAEQLADATGNIVAGDADRQQALEGCLQKLDQARRELILAVHQPGVTIRGYAQQNSRPEQAIYKSVHRLRQKLLVCVKQTLADAGLS; encoded by the coding sequence ATGAGCGGAAAGCCATCCAACTACGAAACCTTTGTGCGTCTGCTGATTGAGGAAGAGTCAGCCGTGAAGGCCTACGTGCGACGACTCGTACCGACTTGGCACGATGTTGAGGAAGTCGTTCAACAAACCAGTTTGATTGCATGGAAGAAGTTCGACGAACTTGACGACATCAATCGTTTTGGCGGTTGGCTGATGACGATTGCTCGATTTGAATCGCTGAAGTACCGACGTTCACTTGCCCGCAGCCCCTTGGTATTCTCGGACAAACTCGCCGAACAGTTAGCCGATGCAACAGGCAACATTGTCGCTGGCGACGCAGATCGACAGCAAGCTCTCGAAGGCTGCTTGCAAAAGCTCGACCAGGCTCGGCGCGAATTGATCCTCGCCGTGCATCAGCCGGGCGTCACCATTCGCGGGTACGCTCAACAGAATTCTCGCCCCGAACAGGCGATCTATAAGTCAGTGCATCGACTTCGGCAAAAACTATTGGTGTGTGTGAAACAAACGCTTGCAGATGCGGGGTTGTCATGA
- a CDS encoding acyl carrier protein — translation MSSQIVRRRNRDRREHVDWKTKMGLDAVEIVMEVEESFEITIPEDRAVNVRTVGDLYAIVLDLTKDITRDHSVCVTAATFHLLRRHLIPHVTDAQSIRPSWRIADTLPLRGRQRLWARLGHELDLRMPPLQRPYWMTLTSILLTATAAWFCYATFAADNASGLGAFLGLLTIVFVGLVLAAVTKPFQLFPAKTYTDYRRPVTQIVALNYAKISEQHNSWNATDIWNVLQVIIVEQLGVKKEAVTPTANFVYDLGMN, via the coding sequence ATGAGCAGCCAAATAGTGCGTCGACGCAATCGCGACCGACGCGAGCATGTGGATTGGAAGACAAAGATGGGTCTTGATGCAGTTGAAATCGTGATGGAAGTCGAGGAGTCATTTGAGATTACGATCCCTGAGGACCGAGCGGTTAATGTACGAACCGTTGGTGACCTTTACGCAATCGTTCTCGATTTGACGAAAGACATCACTCGCGATCACAGCGTTTGCGTGACAGCAGCGACCTTCCATTTGCTGCGTCGGCATTTGATTCCCCACGTCACTGATGCACAAAGCATTCGCCCATCGTGGAGAATCGCCGACACGTTGCCGCTGAGAGGACGCCAGCGATTGTGGGCGAGACTTGGGCACGAATTGGATCTTAGAATGCCGCCACTCCAAAGGCCGTATTGGATGACGCTGACATCGATTCTGCTTACCGCAACGGCGGCCTGGTTCTGTTACGCCACATTCGCCGCCGACAATGCATCGGGCCTTGGTGCTTTCCTCGGATTATTGACGATTGTTTTTGTGGGTTTGGTTCTCGCAGCCGTTACAAAACCCTTCCAGCTATTTCCTGCCAAAACCTACACTGACTACCGAAGACCCGTCACCCAAATCGTTGCTCTCAATTACGCAAAGATCTCTGAGCAACACAACTCGTGGAACGCGACCGACATTTGGAATGTGCTGCAAGTGATCATCGTCGAGCAACTTGGCGTCAAGAAAGAAGCGGTCACGCCCACCGCCAACTTCGTCTATGATTTGGGAATGAATTGA
- a CDS encoding NIPSNAP family protein, translating into MSPITRKVSLLVLGITLIFGNSSRLLADHHEDPIVEVRVYKVAEGKMDEWVRFFHDKLVEPQEKAGIKILSAYRTLEDENLFVWSRQFSSKANMPEERAAFYQSDQWKKVLNPELKQKGLIEKVEIVYTVTPSK; encoded by the coding sequence ATGTCACCTATCACTCGAAAAGTCTCACTCCTTGTTCTAGGCATCACGCTTATATTTGGCAACTCTTCCCGACTTCTGGCGGACCACCATGAAGACCCCATCGTTGAAGTACGTGTTTACAAAGTGGCGGAGGGAAAGATGGACGAATGGGTGCGTTTCTTTCACGACAAACTGGTCGAGCCGCAGGAAAAGGCCGGTATCAAGATCCTCAGTGCCTACCGAACTTTGGAAGACGAGAACCTGTTTGTATGGAGCCGTCAGTTTTCGAGTAAGGCCAACATGCCGGAAGAACGGGCTGCTTTCTATCAAAGCGACCAATGGAAGAAGGTCCTTAACCCAGAACTGAAGCAAAAGGGACTTATCGAAAAAGTCGAGATCGTCTACACGGTGACACCAAGCAAATAG
- a CDS encoding LamG-like jellyroll fold domain-containing protein produces MNDLRFMDLVSNWLDGSLCAIESEELQAVLESSADRRSEFVDLCGLDADLRLMSEVVIGTPVGADSLRAPTKAKSVRALGSFGLIAAIAAGLFLTIGYEIGRDRKSDAEQQIATSQVASSDSDEVVESGCAVLSRVVDAKFAGDVQYHEGDSLQPGQFKLLSGAVQIDFFSGATMLIDEAAEVKLISSWEAECAQGKVTMHVPPLAIGFRLTLPGMKVVDLGTEFAVEVDGAESSLHVFDGEVEAHVPGSQMQIIREGNSLKKATDRGVVMGISKAADFPSVEEFERRKEEYYQRKTKQWRAAMNTVRSDERILGCYQFWRWEDEKWDRLVNNFAIPKLPYSHGSAVGARWVDGRWPSKPALEFKSPGDRVRINLGKDQYEGLTMAAWIRVDGLDRKYNALLLSDGYEDGEPHWQIEKSGRLMFSVSYMRFPPPNGQQFDPYRQDQVYSSPQVVNTDGRRWHHVAVTFDATTGEAVQYFDGKAVSREVSEHHLGNRKVTFGPCAIGNWGMPIEGVPFPVRNLNGRVDEFLIYKEPLSGDEISNLYELGIPN; encoded by the coding sequence ATGAACGACTTACGATTCATGGATCTTGTCTCGAACTGGCTCGACGGTTCGCTCTGTGCAATCGAATCCGAGGAACTCCAAGCTGTGCTGGAAAGCTCCGCAGATCGACGTAGTGAATTTGTGGACCTGTGCGGTTTGGATGCAGACTTGCGATTGATGAGCGAAGTCGTGATCGGAACGCCTGTTGGTGCGGATTCACTGCGAGCACCGACGAAAGCAAAGAGCGTGCGTGCACTCGGTTCGTTTGGACTCATCGCGGCCATCGCCGCAGGTTTGTTCCTCACAATCGGCTACGAAATCGGACGCGACCGCAAAAGTGATGCGGAACAACAAATTGCCACGTCACAAGTTGCCTCCAGTGACTCGGACGAAGTCGTCGAATCAGGCTGCGCGGTGCTGTCGCGTGTTGTGGATGCGAAGTTTGCGGGAGATGTGCAGTATCACGAAGGTGACTCATTGCAACCGGGACAATTCAAGCTGCTATCGGGAGCGGTGCAAATCGACTTCTTCAGTGGTGCGACCATGCTGATCGACGAAGCAGCAGAGGTGAAGCTGATTAGCTCCTGGGAAGCAGAGTGTGCACAAGGCAAAGTCACGATGCATGTGCCTCCACTTGCGATCGGTTTCCGCCTGACCCTGCCGGGCATGAAAGTCGTGGACCTTGGGACCGAGTTCGCTGTCGAGGTCGATGGGGCCGAGTCATCGCTGCATGTTTTTGATGGCGAAGTCGAAGCTCATGTCCCGGGCTCCCAAATGCAAATCATCCGTGAAGGCAATAGTCTCAAAAAGGCCACCGACCGCGGTGTCGTTATGGGCATCTCCAAAGCAGCGGACTTTCCAAGCGTGGAGGAGTTTGAACGACGCAAGGAAGAGTACTATCAACGAAAGACAAAACAATGGCGTGCGGCGATGAACACGGTGCGTTCCGATGAACGCATCCTTGGCTGCTATCAGTTCTGGCGATGGGAAGACGAGAAGTGGGATCGACTTGTTAACAACTTTGCGATTCCAAAACTACCTTATAGCCATGGATCGGCAGTCGGCGCTCGTTGGGTCGACGGACGTTGGCCGAGCAAACCTGCGTTGGAGTTTAAGAGCCCCGGCGACCGTGTCCGCATCAATTTGGGGAAAGATCAGTATGAAGGTTTAACGATGGCGGCGTGGATTCGAGTCGATGGACTGGATCGCAAATACAATGCATTGCTGCTGTCCGATGGATACGAAGATGGAGAACCCCACTGGCAAATCGAGAAGTCGGGACGTCTGATGTTCTCGGTAAGCTACATGCGTTTCCCGCCCCCGAACGGACAGCAATTCGATCCCTATCGCCAAGACCAGGTTTACTCTTCTCCGCAAGTTGTCAACACCGATGGAAGACGCTGGCATCATGTCGCGGTAACGTTCGATGCGACGACCGGCGAAGCGGTCCAGTACTTCGATGGCAAAGCAGTCAGTCGCGAGGTCAGCGAACATCATCTCGGTAATCGCAAGGTGACATTCGGCCCGTGTGCGATCGGTAACTGGGGCATGCCAATCGAGGGCGTGCCGTTTCCGGTTAGAAATCTGAACGGACGTGTGGATGAGTTCTTGATCTACAAAGAGCCACTGTCCGGTGATGAGATTTCAAACTTGTATGAACTAGGAATTCCGAACTGA
- a CDS encoding sulfatase-like hydrolase/transferase, producing the protein MMMMTNPKSYFFIATVAALSVFSVAYGQESRTEEKTPNVVLIMADDLGWKDLHCYGNDKLDTPSIDRLAEQGLLFTDAYSAAPVCTPTRAALMTGESPTYAAMIEGMDESIGKLLKAIEEQGLNDNTLVIFTSDNGPFAANVKPLRAEKCYLYEGGIRVPMIVRWPGRVMPSTRTSTPVIIMDIHATILEVANLKTDPSNTPDGVSLLPMLKDESKLERESIYFHYPNYAFHKGNRLGSAVRSGDFKLI; encoded by the coding sequence ATGATGATGATGACCAATCCTAAATCCTATTTCTTCATTGCAACGGTAGCTGCGCTGAGTGTCTTCTCGGTTGCGTACGGTCAGGAATCAAGAACTGAAGAAAAAACGCCGAACGTCGTTTTGATCATGGCGGATGATCTCGGCTGGAAGGACCTTCATTGCTACGGCAACGACAAACTTGATACGCCCAGTATTGATCGGCTCGCAGAGCAGGGTTTGCTGTTTACGGATGCCTATTCGGCAGCGCCTGTTTGCACGCCGACACGAGCGGCGCTAATGACGGGAGAATCACCGACTTACGCTGCGATGATCGAGGGAATGGATGAATCGATCGGGAAGCTATTGAAGGCAATTGAAGAACAGGGCTTGAATGATAATACGCTGGTAATCTTCACCTCGGATAACGGACCGTTTGCGGCCAATGTCAAGCCGTTGCGGGCGGAGAAGTGCTACCTGTATGAAGGCGGAATCCGAGTTCCCATGATCGTTCGATGGCCCGGTCGTGTGATGCCTTCGACCAGAACCTCAACGCCCGTGATCATCATGGACATTCATGCAACGATTCTTGAAGTCGCAAACCTAAAGACTGACCCCTCCAACACTCCGGATGGGGTCTCTTTGTTGCCGATGCTCAAGGACGAATCGAAATTGGAACGTGAGTCGATCTATTTCCACTATCCCAATTACGCATTTCATAAAGGGAATCGACTGGGAAGCGCGGTTCGATCCGGTGACTTTAAGCTGATTTAG
- a CDS encoding GNAT family protein: MILLFIVLFPLMWCGISLLIAFLSGWSRLAERYRHDARIECKFFYCQSGKIGGVDFNSCLTLGVSERGLLMSVLLPFRAGHPPLPIPWSDFHDVQEKRTPIFGFRSMTARLGIASMLLEELIRRAEELNIDCITTEASITAKPFFIA; this comes from the coding sequence ATGATTCTGCTTTTCATTGTCCTGTTTCCACTGATGTGGTGCGGCATATCTTTGCTGATCGCGTTTTTGAGCGGTTGGTCGCGTCTCGCTGAAAGATACCGACACGATGCAAGAATAGAGTGCAAGTTTTTCTATTGTCAATCTGGAAAGATCGGAGGAGTGGATTTCAATTCGTGCCTTACTCTGGGCGTCTCGGAGCGTGGCTTGCTGATGTCAGTGCTTTTACCGTTTCGCGCCGGTCATCCGCCCCTACCGATTCCATGGTCGGACTTTCACGACGTTCAGGAGAAGCGAACGCCTATTTTTGGCTTCCGTAGCATGACCGCTAGACTTGGCATCGCTTCGATGCTACTCGAGGAGCTTATTCGTCGAGCAGAAGAACTCAACATCGATTGCATTACGACTGAAGCCAGCATTACCGCCAAACCATTCTTCATCGCTTAG
- a CDS encoding calcium-binding protein yields the protein MGRHEHPAGYRRRNAKNAEIVSLRDSERFLGGWSDDELHGGKGDDFIAGRSGDDDLFGGSGSDYLYGGTENDYLKAGTGEYEWVIAGQSGADIFANPGMVSSWSRNLIPIQRDVYYDDFNPQFDVEVLFWTPQAFTSIISTPFMSTRP from the coding sequence ATGGGCCGACATGAGCATCCAGCAGGATACCGGCGAAGGAACGCCAAGAACGCTGAAATTGTTTCCCTGAGAGATTCGGAGCGGTTCTTGGGTGGCTGGTCAGACGACGAACTGCATGGCGGCAAAGGCGACGACTTTATCGCCGGTCGCAGCGGTGACGACGACCTGTTTGGTGGCAGCGGTTCCGACTATCTCTATGGCGGCACTGAAAATGACTACTTAAAAGCTGGAACCGGCGAATACGAATGGGTCATCGCCGGGCAATCCGGCGCCGACATCTTCGCCAACCCAGGGATGGTGTCCTCGTGGTCACGGAACCTGATTCCGATTCAACGCGACGTGTACTATGACGACTTCAATCCTCAATTCGACGTCGAAGTGCTTTTCTGGACACCGCAGGCCTTTACGTCGATCATTTCCACACCCTTCATGTCCACACGTCCATAG